The following proteins are encoded in a genomic region of Paenibacillus sp. FSL H3-0469:
- a CDS encoding PLP-dependent aminotransferase family protein has protein sequence MKINYADMTNHLGSSAVRDILKITQGKDIISLAGGLPAEELFPAEAIREAYSRVLSGDSSALQYGLTEGYLPLREQLAARLGQQGIPVSTEEMILTTGSQQAIDLLCRILLDPGDTVLVEAPTYLAALQVLGSYRADIQVVKSDEEGLLPEHLEEQLQMHRPKLLYAVPTFNNPSGATWSTARREQVVALCRKYGVLILEDNPYGEIRFDESPEAYPKALAAIDRNLGGDTCVVYTGTFSKIVAPGLRTGWIIGPAELVKTIARAKQAADLHSSTIDQRALHELLLSFDLEAHIRQVSREYNSRMKLLSAELALQSWQDTSFLEPRGGMFLWLSLPARIHTAELLPLAVEQGVAFVPGEVFYSEQPMKNTMRLNFTHTRPELLPLAVQRLTTALSRYEERMLRL, from the coding sequence ATGAAGATCAACTATGCGGATATGACGAACCACCTGGGGTCCTCCGCAGTCCGCGATATCCTTAAAATCACACAGGGTAAGGACATCATCTCGCTTGCCGGCGGGCTGCCTGCCGAAGAGCTGTTTCCGGCAGAAGCGATCCGGGAAGCTTACAGCCGCGTTCTGAGCGGCGACAGCTCTGCGCTGCAATATGGACTGACAGAAGGCTATCTTCCGCTCCGTGAACAGCTTGCCGCCAGACTGGGGCAACAGGGCATCCCTGTCTCCACAGAGGAAATGATCCTCACTACCGGCTCCCAGCAGGCCATAGATCTGCTATGCAGAATTCTGCTTGATCCGGGAGACACCGTACTTGTAGAGGCACCGACCTATCTGGCCGCCTTGCAGGTACTGGGCTCTTACCGTGCAGACATCCAGGTTGTAAAGAGCGATGAGGAAGGGCTGCTGCCGGAGCATCTCGAAGAGCAGCTTCAAATGCACCGCCCTAAGCTGTTATACGCCGTTCCCACCTTCAACAATCCTTCAGGCGCAACCTGGAGCACGGCACGCCGTGAACAAGTGGTTGCGCTATGCCGGAAATACGGCGTGCTGATACTGGAGGATAATCCTTATGGAGAGATAAGGTTCGATGAATCCCCGGAGGCCTATCCTAAGGCCCTCGCAGCCATAGACAGGAATCTGGGCGGGGATACCTGCGTGGTCTATACAGGTACATTCTCCAAGATCGTAGCTCCGGGACTGCGGACAGGCTGGATCATTGGCCCTGCGGAGCTGGTCAAGACGATTGCCAGAGCCAAGCAAGCCGCCGATTTGCACTCCAGCACTATCGATCAGCGCGCCCTGCATGAGCTGCTGCTGTCCTTCGATCTTGAAGCCCATATCCGGCAGGTCTCCCGGGAATACAACTCACGGATGAAGCTGCTCTCGGCAGAGCTGGCTTTGCAGAGCTGGCAGGACACCTCCTTCCTGGAGCCGCGCGGCGGCATGTTCCTGTGGCTGAGCCTGCCGGCCCGGATTCATACCGCCGAGCTGCTGCCGCTTGCCGTGGAGCAGGGGGTTGCCTTCGTTCCCGGCGAGGTCTTCTATTCGGAGCAGCCCATGAAAAACACGATGCGCCTGAATTTCACTCATACCCGGCCGGAGCTGTTGCCGCTTGCGGTGCAACGCTTGACCACCGCGCTGTCCCGTTATGAGGAGCGCATGCTGCGTCTTTAA
- a CDS encoding Nif3-like dinuclear metal center hexameric protein, with product MFAKGQTVIGYMEQLAPKHLAEEWDNVGLQIGSLQKEITGVLVALDVNESIVDEAVAKGCNLIIAHHAVIFRPIKGILTDTPAGRLYEKLIKNDIAVYISHTNLDVAEGGMNDWMAEALGIENGAPIKDIHTEQLSKLVVFVPKDHHQKVLDAILNAGAGWIGNYSHCSFNIEGYGTFIPQEGTDPYLGTPGKLERAEEVRIETIVPHTIRNKVVQAMLKAHPYEEVAYDLYSMDLKGRSLGLGRVGKLKEPATLGEFIETVKHGLDVKSVRVVGDLNRPIRKAAVMGGSGAKYYSSAIFKGADVLVTGDIDYHTAQDAHLAGIALIDPGHNAEKIMKVKVAEFLAGKLTEHKYGTAVHASQPDTEPFTFL from the coding sequence ATGTTTGCTAAAGGACAGACCGTAATTGGATATATGGAGCAGCTTGCCCCGAAGCATTTGGCAGAGGAATGGGATAATGTTGGTCTTCAGATCGGCAGTCTCCAGAAGGAAATCACCGGGGTGCTGGTGGCGCTGGATGTCAATGAGAGCATTGTGGATGAAGCGGTTGCGAAGGGCTGTAATCTGATCATTGCCCATCATGCGGTGATTTTCCGGCCGATCAAAGGGATTCTGACGGATACCCCGGCGGGCCGCTTATATGAGAAGCTGATCAAAAACGACATTGCCGTGTACATCAGCCATACGAATCTGGATGTGGCCGAAGGCGGAATGAATGACTGGATGGCCGAGGCACTGGGTATTGAGAACGGTGCGCCGATTAAGGATATTCATACTGAGCAGCTGTCCAAGCTGGTTGTATTCGTACCGAAGGATCATCACCAGAAGGTGCTGGATGCCATCCTGAACGCCGGAGCGGGCTGGATCGGCAATTACAGCCATTGCAGCTTCAATATCGAAGGCTATGGCACCTTCATTCCGCAGGAGGGCACGGACCCGTATCTCGGCACGCCAGGCAAGCTGGAGCGGGCTGAGGAGGTCCGCATCGAGACCATTGTACCGCATACGATCCGTAACAAGGTGGTACAGGCCATGCTGAAGGCTCACCCATATGAAGAGGTGGCTTATGACCTCTACTCCATGGACCTTAAGGGACGCAGCCTTGGACTCGGAAGAGTAGGGAAGCTGAAGGAGCCGGCGACGCTTGGTGAGTTCATCGAGACGGTCAAACACGGATTGGATGTGAAGAGCGTGCGTGTGGTTGGAGATCTGAACCGTCCTATCCGCAAGGCGGCAGTCATGGGCGGGTCCGGTGCCAAGTATTACAGCAGCGCTATCTTCAAGGGAGCGGATGTGCTGGTGACCGGCGATATCGATTACCATACCGCACAAGATGCGCACCTCGCGGGAATCGCCTTAATCGATCCGGGCCATAATGCGGAGAAGATCATGAAGGTGAAGGTAGCGGAGTTTCTGGCCGGCAAGCTGACGGAGCATAAGTACGGTACGGCAGTGCATGCCTCGCAGCCTGATACCGAGCCTTTTACATTCCTGTAA
- a CDS encoding class I SAM-dependent methyltransferase — MNNVKLSDRLQLLLEQVPAGSRLADIGSDHALLPVAAVKSGRVPSAIAGEVNPGPYEAALRGVAEAGLGAKIAVRRGDGLEVLEPGEADCITIAGMGGSLIAAILERGQKLGKLAGVKTLALQPNVGEDILRRWLLANSWVLVSEHILEEDGKIYEILTAVPEGAEAAGTNKELYSERLLAGGKMALDQALLLEMGPLLLQAPNEVFAAKWQGEISKLESILASLARSELEAAEEKRSRIKLQIKRIAEVLECLLKDRP; from the coding sequence ATGAACAATGTAAAATTATCAGACCGGCTTCAGCTGCTGCTGGAGCAGGTCCCTGCGGGCAGCAGACTTGCCGATATCGGCTCAGATCATGCCCTGCTGCCTGTTGCCGCTGTGAAGAGCGGCCGTGTGCCTTCGGCTATTGCCGGAGAAGTCAATCCGGGACCCTATGAAGCGGCGCTTCGCGGCGTTGCGGAAGCAGGACTCGGTGCAAAGATCGCTGTACGGCGCGGAGACGGGCTGGAGGTGCTGGAGCCGGGGGAAGCAGACTGCATTACCATTGCCGGGATGGGCGGGTCGCTGATCGCAGCGATTCTGGAACGAGGGCAGAAGCTAGGCAAGCTGGCTGGGGTGAAGACGCTCGCGCTACAGCCCAATGTAGGCGAGGATATTCTGCGCCGCTGGCTGCTGGCTAACAGCTGGGTGCTGGTCTCGGAGCATATTTTGGAGGAAGACGGCAAAATCTATGAGATCCTGACCGCTGTCCCTGAGGGTGCTGAAGCGGCGGGGACGAATAAAGAGCTGTACAGCGAACGTCTGCTTGCCGGAGGGAAGATGGCCCTTGATCAGGCGCTGCTGCTGGAGATGGGACCGCTGCTGCTGCAAGCGCCGAATGAAGTCTTCGCTGCCAAATGGCAGGGTGAAATCTCCAAGCTGGAGAGCATCCTGGCCTCGCTCGCACGTTCGGAGCTGGAGGCGGCTGAGGAGAAGCGCAGCAGAATCAAGCTTCAGATTAAACGGATTGCGGAGGTGCTGGAATGTTTGCTAAAGGACAGACCGTAA
- the rpoD gene encoding RNA polymerase sigma factor RpoD translates to MANDQHTELEAEFTLDQVKDQLIDHGKKRSSLNYKDIMEKLSPFDQDPEQMEEFYEQLSDLGIEVVNENDEEVNSLRPSEDNEDKEGDDFSFDDDLSLPPGIKINDPVRMYLKEIGRVPLLSADDEVELAMRIKNGDEEAKRRLAEANLRLVVSIAKRYVGRGMLFLDLIQEGNMGLIKAVEKFDHNKGFKFSTYATWWIRQAITRAIADQARTIRIPVHMVETINKLIRVSRQLLQELGREPSPEEIAAEMELTVEKVREIMKIAQEPVSLETPIGEEDDSHLGDFIEDQEALAPADAAAYELLKEQLEDVLDTLTEREENVLRLRFGLDDGRTRTLEEVGKVFGVTRERIRQIEAKALRKLRHPSRSKRLKDFLE, encoded by the coding sequence ATGGCGAACGATCAGCACACTGAACTGGAAGCGGAATTTACTCTGGATCAGGTTAAGGATCAGCTTATTGATCACGGGAAGAAAAGATCATCACTTAATTACAAAGATATCATGGAGAAATTGTCGCCATTTGATCAGGACCCCGAGCAGATGGAGGAATTCTACGAGCAGCTGAGCGATCTGGGGATCGAGGTTGTTAATGAAAATGATGAAGAGGTGAACAGCCTCCGTCCAAGCGAAGACAATGAGGACAAAGAAGGTGACGACTTCAGCTTCGACGATGATCTGTCGCTGCCTCCGGGGATCAAGATCAACGACCCCGTCCGGATGTACTTGAAGGAAATCGGCCGCGTGCCGCTGTTATCGGCTGACGATGAAGTGGAACTGGCGATGCGCATCAAGAATGGTGATGAGGAAGCGAAGCGGAGACTGGCAGAAGCGAACCTGCGGCTCGTGGTCAGTATCGCCAAGCGTTATGTCGGCCGCGGGATGCTGTTCCTGGATCTGATTCAGGAAGGCAATATGGGTCTGATCAAGGCGGTTGAGAAGTTTGACCATAACAAAGGCTTCAAGTTCAGTACCTATGCCACCTGGTGGATTCGTCAGGCGATTACGCGTGCGATTGCCGACCAGGCGCGTACGATCCGTATTCCGGTGCATATGGTTGAAACCATCAACAAGCTGATCCGGGTCTCCCGCCAACTCTTGCAGGAACTGGGACGCGAGCCGTCGCCGGAAGAGATTGCTGCGGAGATGGAGCTTACCGTTGAGAAGGTTAGAGAGATTATGAAGATTGCCCAGGAGCCGGTATCGCTGGAGACACCGATCGGTGAGGAAGATGATTCGCATCTGGGAGATTTCATTGAGGACCAGGAGGCGCTGGCGCCTGCCGATGCAGCGGCATATGAGCTGCTGAAGGAACAGCTGGAGGATGTGCTGGACACGCTGACTGAGCGTGAAGAGAATGTGCTCCGCCTGCGCTTCGGACTGGATGACGGACGGACGAGAACCCTTGAGGAAGTGGGCAAGGTGTTCGGCGTAACCCGCGAGCGGATTCGCCAGATCGAAGCCAAAGCGCTTCGTAAGCTGCGTCACCCCAGCCGCAGTAAGCGGCTGAAGGATTTCCTCGAATAG
- the dnaG gene encoding DNA primase, translating to MASGHGPIPEEVIENVLARHDIVDTVSKVVHLSKQGKYLWGLCPFHSEKSPSFTVTPDRGVFHCFGCGMGGNAIKFRMEIEGLSFPEAVRIMAEESDIPVPEGRGGALAAPDPERDRLIQAYELSAKFYHFLLKNTEYGTAAMDYLRTRGFSDKMIDQFQIGYAPDRWDTLLQFLEKRSFDLAEMEKGGLLSARGEGKGYLDRFRGRVIFPIANRMGKTIAFAGRILGEGQPKYLNSPESRLFNKSRILYNLHQSKASIRKTRQIVLFEGYGDVISAWEAGVQNGVATMGTSLTEGHVGLMKSLGDEIVLAYDGDKAGQAAALKAIPVLEASGLRVKVALLPSGLDPDEFISRHGGDRFREQVIDSAVSSIKFKLIYLKKNHILLEEDGKIAYVKEALEIIAGLHSSTEREVYLREIASELELSYDSLKQDCNLLRASMQKNNPEGDNNDNRWNNGRHKKGQVQTPTLLPAYHVAERRLLSLMIQDPEAAAYVGERLGEEFNIDDHAAIAAYLYAYYAQGKPPGISRFLSSLQDDRLEKTATAISMMDTPPDWSTQVLDDCIREVRKYPLQRKIEHRREEMIQAEKSGDFLRAAQIASEILALERQ from the coding sequence GTGGCTAGCGGACATGGTCCTATTCCCGAAGAGGTTATCGAGAACGTGCTGGCGCGGCATGATATTGTCGATACAGTCAGCAAGGTTGTCCATTTGTCCAAGCAGGGTAAATATTTATGGGGCCTCTGCCCGTTCCATTCGGAGAAGTCCCCTTCCTTCACTGTTACCCCTGACCGGGGAGTCTTTCATTGTTTTGGCTGCGGTATGGGCGGAAATGCCATCAAATTCAGGATGGAAATCGAAGGATTATCCTTCCCCGAAGCAGTCAGAATCATGGCGGAAGAGAGTGATATCCCTGTTCCTGAGGGGAGAGGCGGGGCGTTGGCTGCCCCCGATCCAGAGCGGGACCGGCTGATTCAGGCGTATGAATTATCGGCGAAGTTTTATCATTTTTTGCTGAAGAACACGGAATACGGCACTGCCGCTATGGATTACTTAAGAACCCGGGGGTTCAGCGACAAAATGATTGACCAGTTCCAGATCGGCTACGCGCCGGACCGCTGGGATACGCTGCTGCAGTTTCTGGAGAAGCGCAGCTTCGATCTCGCCGAGATGGAGAAGGGCGGACTGTTGTCTGCCAGAGGGGAAGGCAAAGGATATCTGGACCGTTTCCGCGGCCGGGTTATTTTTCCGATTGCGAACCGCATGGGTAAGACGATTGCCTTCGCCGGACGCATTCTCGGGGAGGGACAGCCGAAGTACCTTAACTCTCCGGAGAGCCGGTTATTCAACAAAAGCCGCATTCTGTACAATCTCCACCAGTCCAAAGCATCCATCCGCAAAACGCGGCAAATCGTCCTGTTCGAGGGATACGGTGATGTCATTTCGGCTTGGGAGGCAGGTGTGCAGAACGGGGTAGCCACGATGGGAACCTCGCTTACTGAGGGTCACGTGGGCTTGATGAAGAGCCTTGGAGATGAGATTGTGCTTGCCTATGATGGAGACAAGGCTGGACAAGCTGCCGCCCTTAAGGCCATTCCTGTCCTGGAAGCCAGCGGTCTGCGGGTCAAGGTAGCACTGCTTCCAAGCGGCCTCGACCCGGATGAATTCATCTCCCGGCATGGCGGGGACAGATTCAGGGAACAAGTGATTGACTCTGCCGTGTCATCCATCAAATTTAAGCTTATATATCTGAAAAAAAACCATATACTCCTAGAGGAAGACGGCAAAATTGCCTATGTCAAGGAGGCTCTGGAGATTATCGCCGGACTCCATTCTTCAACGGAGCGGGAGGTGTACCTGCGGGAAATCGCCTCCGAGCTTGAGCTGTCCTACGACAGTCTGAAGCAGGATTGCAATTTACTTCGGGCCTCCATGCAAAAAAACAATCCCGAAGGGGATAATAACGATAATAGGTGGAATAATGGTAGGCATAAAAAAGGGCAAGTGCAGACACCTACATTGCTGCCTGCTTACCATGTTGCGGAACGGCGGCTGTTATCCTTAATGATTCAAGACCCGGAAGCAGCGGCCTATGTGGGTGAACGGCTCGGGGAAGAGTTCAATATTGATGATCATGCGGCAATCGCCGCTTATCTATATGCTTATTATGCGCAAGGCAAACCACCCGGCATCAGCCGGTTTCTATCATCGCTTCAGGACGACCGTCTGGAGAAGACCGCAACGGCGATCTCCATGATGGATACCCCTCCAGACTGGAGTACCCAGGTTCTGGACGATTGTATTCGTGAAGTGCGGAAGTATCCTCTGCAGCGCAAAATTGAACATAGGCGTGAAGAGATGATTCAGGCGGAGAAATCCGGTGACTTTTTGCGTGCAGCACAAATAGCAAGTGAAATTTTAGCCCTAGAGAGACAATGA
- a CDS encoding YaiI/YqxD family protein yields MVVDGDACPVKQEIITVARRFGLPVLMVSSYDHVLRAEEGVTVVQVDRGADSADLYIANHISAGDVVITQDYGLAALALGKRCLALSNRGQEYENSTMDFMLESRHAKAVERRRGHYSKGPKAITAEEKNLFQHKLTKLLTILQENVQL; encoded by the coding sequence ATTGTTGTGGACGGTGATGCTTGTCCGGTTAAGCAGGAAATTATTACCGTGGCGCGCAGGTTCGGGCTTCCGGTGCTGATGGTCTCTTCCTATGATCATGTGCTGCGGGCGGAAGAAGGCGTTACGGTGGTTCAGGTGGACCGCGGGGCTGACAGTGCCGACCTCTATATCGCCAATCATATTTCTGCAGGAGATGTCGTAATTACGCAGGATTATGGACTGGCGGCGCTGGCGCTGGGCAAACGCTGCCTTGCACTTTCGAACCGGGGCCAGGAATATGAGAATTCTACCATGGATTTTATGCTGGAGAGCAGGCATGCCAAGGCGGTTGAACGCAGGCGCGGTCACTATTCCAAGGGTCCCAAAGCGATTACCGCAGAGGAAAAAAATCTTTTTCAACATAAACTGACAAAACTTTTAACAATTTTGCAGGAGAATGTCCAGCTATAG
- the glyS gene encoding glycine--tRNA ligase subunit beta, whose amino-acid sequence MSKDILFEIGLEEIPARFIRAAMEQLKDRTAKWLEASRISHQGVSAYATPRRLAVLVKDAAERQEDVSEEVKGPSRKIALDASGEWSKAALGFARSQGASPEQFTFKELAGVEYIYVTKSSTGIETASLLSEGLQGIVSSMTFPKNMRWGAYDFKFVRPIRWMVALFGQEIIDLTITGVKAGNVSRGHRFLGEEAVIAEPAAYVEALRSQHVLVDVKEREELILIGIHKLAEEKNWKIAIKEDLLEEVLFLVETPTVLFGTFDPAFLNIPQEVLITSMREHQRYFPVFGEDGKLLPFFVTVRNGNAVSLDVIAKGNEKVLRARLSDAKFFYEEDQKLQINDALAKLENIVYHEELGSVGDKVRRIRAIADRLAVKLELSSEAAAEVSRTADICKFDLVTQMVGEFPELQGTMGEDYARKAGEAEQVSKAVFEHYQPRFAGDAVPSTQAGLVVSLADKIDTIVGCFSIGIIPTGSQDPYALRRQAAGIVQIVLEHQLSLSLQEIFAAALEVHGSSRAEKHFTPELRITLYEFFGLRVKRLLADNDVRYDVVDAALAAGFDDIVDVVSRSLALMNAVTDQADFKITVDSLTRVSNLAAKAPEGAVTDPALLKEEAEQKLYSTWQSIHEPYLAALASRHAAEALQILSGLEAAVTGFFDSVMVMAEDEGVRSNRLALLAGIHADSKLFADFGKLVW is encoded by the coding sequence ATGTCTAAGGATATTCTGTTCGAGATCGGTCTGGAGGAAATCCCTGCACGCTTTATCCGGGCGGCGATGGAGCAACTGAAGGACAGAACGGCGAAATGGCTGGAGGCCTCAAGGATCAGTCATCAGGGCGTTAGCGCATATGCAACACCGCGCCGCCTTGCCGTACTCGTGAAGGATGCCGCTGAACGGCAAGAGGATGTAAGCGAAGAGGTCAAAGGTCCGTCACGCAAAATTGCGCTGGATGCCAGCGGCGAATGGAGCAAGGCGGCACTGGGCTTTGCCCGCAGTCAGGGTGCTTCACCGGAGCAGTTCACGTTCAAGGAACTGGCAGGCGTGGAATACATCTATGTGACCAAGAGCAGCACCGGCATTGAGACAGCCTCACTTCTTTCCGAAGGCCTGCAGGGCATTGTCAGCAGCATGACCTTCCCGAAAAATATGCGCTGGGGCGCTTATGATTTCAAGTTCGTCCGTCCGATCCGCTGGATGGTGGCTCTCTTCGGCCAAGAGATCATTGACCTTACGATTACCGGAGTCAAAGCGGGCAATGTGAGCCGCGGCCACCGTTTCCTTGGGGAAGAAGCTGTGATCGCTGAGCCTGCTGCATACGTTGAAGCTCTGCGCAGCCAGCATGTGCTGGTGGATGTGAAGGAGCGGGAAGAGCTGATTCTAATCGGTATTCATAAGCTTGCGGAAGAGAAGAACTGGAAGATTGCGATCAAGGAGGATCTGCTGGAAGAAGTGCTGTTCCTGGTAGAGACGCCGACTGTACTGTTCGGTACCTTTGATCCGGCCTTCCTGAATATTCCGCAGGAAGTGCTGATCACCTCGATGCGAGAGCATCAGCGTTACTTCCCGGTGTTCGGTGAAGACGGCAAGCTGTTGCCGTTCTTCGTAACGGTACGTAACGGGAATGCGGTATCGCTGGATGTCATCGCCAAGGGGAACGAGAAGGTGCTGCGCGCCCGCTTGTCGGATGCCAAATTCTTTTATGAAGAAGACCAGAAGCTGCAGATTAACGATGCACTGGCCAAGCTGGAGAATATCGTCTACCATGAAGAGCTGGGCAGTGTAGGTGATAAAGTGCGCCGCATCCGTGCCATCGCTGACCGTTTGGCTGTGAAGCTTGAGCTGTCTTCTGAGGCTGCTGCAGAAGTGAGCCGTACAGCGGATATTTGCAAATTCGATCTGGTGACCCAAATGGTGGGTGAGTTCCCTGAGCTGCAAGGCACAATGGGTGAGGATTATGCCCGCAAGGCTGGGGAAGCAGAGCAGGTGTCCAAAGCGGTCTTCGAGCATTATCAGCCGCGCTTCGCCGGAGATGCCGTACCTTCTACACAGGCAGGTCTTGTAGTCAGCCTTGCTGATAAAATCGATACAATTGTCGGCTGCTTCTCCATCGGAATTATTCCAACCGGCTCCCAGGACCCGTATGCTCTGCGCCGTCAGGCGGCAGGGATTGTCCAGATTGTGCTGGAGCATCAGCTGAGCCTGAGCCTGCAGGAGATTTTTGCAGCGGCTCTGGAAGTCCATGGAAGTTCCCGTGCAGAGAAACATTTCACCCCTGAACTGCGTATAACCCTGTATGAGTTCTTCGGTCTGCGCGTCAAACGCCTGTTAGCCGACAATGATGTACGCTATGATGTTGTGGATGCAGCGCTTGCGGCGGGATTCGATGATATCGTTGATGTAGTAAGCAGAAGTCTGGCTTTGATGAATGCTGTAACCGATCAGGCTGATTTCAAAATCACCGTGGATTCACTGACCCGTGTCAGCAATCTGGCCGCTAAAGCTCCGGAAGGTGCAGTTACTGACCCTGCCCTGCTTAAGGAAGAAGCGGAACAGAAGCTGTACTCGACCTGGCAGAGTATTCATGAGCCTTACCTCGCAGCTCTTGCTTCCAGACATGCCGCTGAAGCCCTGCAGATTCTGTCGGGACTTGAAGCAGCCGTTACCGGATTCTTCGATTCGGTTATGGTTATGGCCGAAGACGAAGGCGTCCGCTCGAACCGTCTGGCCCTGCTGGCCGGCATTCATGCGGATTCTAAATTGTTTGCTGATTTCGGCAAGCTGGTGTGGTAA
- the glyQ gene encoding glycine--tRNA ligase subunit alpha, which produces MNFQQMILTLQQFWAAQNCILVQPYDTEKGAGTMNPMTFLRSLGPEPWKVAYVEPSRRPSDGRYGENPNRLYQHHQFQVIIKPSPDNIQELYLDSLKALGVDPLLHDVRFVEDNWENPSLGCAGLGWEVWLDGMEITQFTYFQQVGGLEASPVAVEITYGMERLASYIQDKENVFDLEWVDGMTYGDVFHQPEVEHSTYTFEVSDVKMLFTLFNTYEEEARRAMENHLVFPAYDYVLKCSHTFNLLDARGAISVTERTGFITRVRNLARTVAATYLEEREKLGFPLLKKEGADHV; this is translated from the coding sequence ATGAACTTTCAGCAGATGATTCTGACCCTGCAGCAATTCTGGGCCGCCCAGAACTGTATTCTCGTCCAGCCGTATGATACGGAAAAAGGGGCGGGCACGATGAACCCTATGACTTTTTTGCGTTCCCTGGGTCCGGAGCCGTGGAAGGTTGCTTATGTGGAGCCTTCACGCCGTCCGTCCGACGGCCGTTACGGGGAGAACCCGAACCGCCTGTATCAGCATCACCAGTTCCAGGTGATCATCAAGCCGTCCCCGGACAATATTCAGGAGCTGTACCTGGACAGCTTGAAGGCGCTTGGCGTAGATCCCCTGCTGCATGATGTGCGGTTTGTCGAAGACAACTGGGAGAATCCGTCACTGGGCTGTGCGGGTCTCGGCTGGGAAGTGTGGCTGGACGGTATGGAAATTACCCAGTTCACGTACTTCCAGCAGGTTGGCGGACTTGAAGCAAGTCCGGTAGCGGTGGAGATTACTTACGGGATGGAGCGTCTGGCTTCCTATATTCAGGATAAGGAAAATGTCTTTGATCTGGAGTGGGTAGACGGCATGACATACGGAGATGTATTCCATCAGCCGGAGGTTGAGCATTCCACTTACACCTTTGAAGTCTCGGATGTCAAAATGCTGTTCACCTTGTTTAACACCTACGAAGAGGAAGCACGGCGGGCGATGGAGAATCATTTGGTTTTCCCGGCGTATGATTATGTGCTGAAATGCTCGCATACCTTCAACCTTCTGGATGCGCGCGGCGCAATCAGCGTAACGGAACGCACAGGCTTCATCACGAGAGTACGTAATTTGGCCCGCACCGTAGCGGCGACATATCTGGAGGAACGCGAGAAGCTGGGCTTCCCGCTGCTGAAGAAAGAAGGTGCTGACCATGTCTAA